AGATCGTATAGTTCCCGCTCCGTCAGTCCACCATTGTCAGCGGCCTCGATCAGGACATCAAGAAGCTCTCCCCCTTTTTCCGGACGCTTGCCGGCGCGCCGCTCGGCAACAAGTTCCTGTCCGAACCGGTCAATTTCCTGGGCCCCGACCTGCAATTCCGACAAGATTCCGGGGTCCAGAGACAGGCCACGTCCGAGTATTTCAAGTGATGAACGAATGCGGGGGAGTTCCTCTGCAGGGGCGCCAAGCATGCTGCAAAGCACGCCTATGGGGAAATAGCCAACAACCTCCTCGAAATCGAAGGCGCCCTTCGGGACAGAATCATCCAGAAGTTTTGTGATGACTTCCTGCATCAGCAAACGGTTCTGGTTGGCCTGCCGCGGAGAAAACAGCGGCATGAGCAGGTCTCTCATCTGTTTATGTCTCTCCCCCGACTGGGCGTTGATGGTATTTGCGGTCAGGCGGCCCCATGGCGTGTCCTGCGCTCCCATCAGCATGACAATGGTATCCAGGGCCGTATCCATTTTGTCATCCTGAATAAGAAGATCCTTCATGGCATCATATTGATGCACCACATAGCCAAAATTGCATGTCGCCAACCAGGGGTGCTTCTCCCGGGCCGCAGCAAAATAGGGGAGCGGGTTACGTGCAAACTCGGGTTTTTCCATAGGCAAAAACTCAAGTTCCAAATCCTCGGCCATCTTCATTTAGCTTTTCTCCTTGGTTAAACTTAATCTGATTTGATAAAGTCCAACCCTAGTTACTTTTAATAAATTCTCTTTTATGTTT
The DNA window shown above is from Emcibacter nanhaiensis and carries:
- a CDS encoding cytochrome P450, whose amino-acid sequence is MKMAEDLELEFLPMEKPEFARNPLPYFAAAREKHPWLATCNFGYVVHQYDAMKDLLIQDDKMDTALDTIVMLMGAQDTPWGRLTANTINAQSGERHKQMRDLLMPLFSPRQANQNRLLMQEVITKLLDDSVPKGAFDFEEVVGYFPIGVLCSMLGAPAEELPRIRSSLEILGRGLSLDPGILSELQVGAQEIDRFGQELVAERRAGKRPEKGGELLDVLIEAADNGGLTERELYDLLIFLFVGGYDTSKNILTLIMYEMINYPEYYRRCAEDISFCEKVAEEALRYQSVANYPRITTEVVTYRDVIFPERTMLFFPVSMSGRDPSAFSDADTFDPERRHGNRHIAFGRGMHICLGQFIARAQIVEGLHLIAQRVKNPRLAGDVAWRPFLGIWGLEGLPIEFDPA